The following proteins come from a genomic window of Paenibacillus spongiae:
- a CDS encoding amidohydrolase translates to MRTWIRNGLLATMVEGEAPYCGDILIEHDRIVEIGTSVHASEEDKVIEGDGFAVMPGFINAHQHSPMSLLRAFSDDRKLMDWLDRKMLPAEANMTPEDIYWGSMLAMAEMIRSGTTCFADMYIHMDQIGEAVKSAGMRASLTRGLVFLQDDGGKRMGEAIDLVERWSGAADGRITTMIGPHSPYTCPPEPLKETIAYAESRKLPIHIHLAETKEEVVKIRDRYGVTPTEYLVDLGMFDRSHVLLAHAVHLTRKDVRLLHGMRGGVAHNPISNLKLGCGIAPVTECIRQGITVGIGTDGAGSATTLDMFESARAAAWLQKLDYGDPTMLPAGQALRMGTLESAKLLCLNREVGTLEKGKKADLILVDLRKPHLQPNHNVESLLAYAAKGSDVDTVMVDGRLLMQGRKLLTIDEEELFGQVRHRAARIVQGI, encoded by the coding sequence CTTGGATACGAAACGGCTTGTTGGCAACGATGGTGGAGGGCGAGGCACCTTATTGCGGCGATATTCTGATCGAGCATGATCGCATTGTTGAGATCGGGACGTCCGTTCACGCTTCCGAAGAAGACAAGGTAATCGAGGGAGACGGCTTCGCTGTCATGCCAGGCTTCATCAATGCGCATCAGCATTCCCCCATGAGCCTGCTGAGAGCTTTCTCCGACGACAGGAAGCTGATGGATTGGCTGGACCGCAAGATGCTTCCGGCGGAAGCGAATATGACGCCCGAGGACATCTATTGGGGATCGATGCTGGCGATGGCGGAGATGATCCGTTCCGGGACGACTTGCTTCGCAGACATGTATATTCATATGGATCAAATCGGCGAAGCCGTGAAGAGCGCCGGCATGCGGGCTTCCCTGACACGCGGCCTCGTATTCCTGCAGGACGACGGCGGGAAACGAATGGGCGAAGCGATCGACTTGGTCGAGCGCTGGTCGGGTGCGGCGGATGGCCGGATTACGACGATGATCGGGCCCCATTCGCCATACACATGTCCTCCGGAGCCACTGAAGGAAACGATTGCGTATGCAGAATCCCGCAAGCTTCCTATACACATCCATTTGGCGGAGACGAAAGAAGAGGTTGTGAAAATCCGCGACCGGTACGGCGTTACACCTACGGAATATTTGGTCGATCTGGGGATGTTCGACCGCTCCCATGTGCTGCTTGCCCATGCGGTCCATCTGACTCGCAAGGATGTTCGATTATTGCACGGCATGAGAGGCGGAGTTGCGCATAATCCCATCAGCAATTTGAAGCTGGGATGCGGCATCGCGCCCGTAACCGAGTGCATCCGGCAAGGCATTACGGTGGGGATCGGGACGGATGGAGCCGGCAGCGCGACGACCCTCGATATGTTCGAATCGGCAAGGGCGGCGGCATGGCTGCAGAAGCTGGACTATGGCGACCCAACGATGCTGCCTGCAGGACAGGCGCTGCGAATGGGGACGCTGGAGAGTGCCAAGCTGCTGTGCCTGAATCGTGAAGTCGGCACGCTGGAGAAAGGGAAGAAAGCTGATTTGATTCTCGTTGATCTGAGAAAGCCGCATCTTCAGCCGAATCATAACGTCGAATCTCTGCTTGCCTATGCAGCAAAGGGCTCGGATGTCGATACCGTTATGGTGGACGGCAGATTGCTTATGCAAGGAAGGAAGCTGCTGACGATCGATGAAGAGGAGCTGTTCGGACAGGTTCGTCACCGGGCAGCGCGGATTGTACAGGGGATCTAG